The Leptospira sp. WS39.C2 genome contains a region encoding:
- a CDS encoding flagellar biosynthesis protein FlhA has protein sequence MNFKDILKQSDLILGVGTLMILGMLIVPLPGFVLDILIVVSIGLGLLILMTALSVTEPSEFSIFPSLLLITTLFRLALNVSTTRQILSKGPAMNSSVIEAFGTFVVGGESGLGKYVVGLIIFIILTIVQVLVITKGATRISEVAARFTLDGLPQKQMSIDMELNSGAITEAEAKVKRKKVQREVDFYGAMDGASKFVQGDVRAGLIITAINLLGGILIGSTIRGESFLASIETYGKFTIGDGLVSQIPGLLSTTATGIIVTRSSSEKKLTVEIKDQLFGNAKTLYVVAGALGMASLIPGLPFFSLLFLASAIGYLGYSIEQVAKEEIKKIETVSQEKVQDKKPENYIKEISVEAIQVELGRDLLPLVDASSGGHLLEQIANTRKKFAIDFGLVIPAIRIIDNLEIPHDNYSIRINGVVVGQAVVKADRLMAMNNTSRNLEPIVGEPFTEPAFGLKATWIDPNDKIEVENKGYSVVDPSTVIITHLKELISNYASQLLGREEVKALLEHLRQTHPTLVGELDYDKQGRLGIIQQTLQNLLAEGLSIKNLPKIMDAIANHLPRTNNPFDLAEHVRQALSRQIINDFLSPDGKLHVVTIDPRIIDRMNKSITLDETDGSKLIILPHDIRVRILESVYNELQKALDDNRFLIFVVSRYLRQAFAFFLTKELPPRNFAVIASEEIHRGVPTEIASVLSLPSREEHPQEA, from the coding sequence ATGAACTTCAAAGATATACTCAAACAATCAGATCTTATATTAGGTGTGGGAACCTTAATGATCCTAGGGATGTTAATTGTTCCTCTCCCAGGATTTGTTTTAGATATTTTGATTGTTGTGAGTATTGGGCTTGGACTCCTCATTCTCATGACTGCATTGTCCGTGACAGAACCGAGTGAGTTTTCGATTTTCCCAAGTTTACTTCTTATCACGACACTCTTTCGTTTAGCGCTGAACGTATCGACAACAAGGCAGATCCTTTCTAAAGGACCCGCGATGAATTCCAGTGTGATTGAAGCCTTCGGAACCTTTGTGGTTGGTGGGGAATCGGGACTTGGAAAGTATGTTGTGGGTCTTATAATCTTTATTATCCTCACCATTGTACAGGTGTTAGTTATCACGAAAGGTGCAACTCGGATCTCGGAAGTTGCAGCTAGGTTCACACTCGATGGTTTGCCACAAAAACAAATGTCCATAGATATGGAACTTAATAGTGGAGCGATCACCGAAGCAGAAGCCAAGGTAAAACGAAAAAAAGTCCAACGCGAAGTCGATTTTTATGGGGCCATGGATGGAGCATCCAAATTCGTACAAGGGGATGTTAGGGCAGGGCTTATCATCACTGCCATTAATTTACTCGGTGGGATTCTCATTGGTTCGACGATTCGTGGGGAATCCTTCCTTGCTTCGATTGAAACGTATGGTAAGTTTACGATAGGAGATGGACTTGTTTCGCAGATTCCTGGACTTCTTTCCACTACGGCAACAGGTATCATTGTCACACGTTCAAGTTCCGAAAAAAAACTAACAGTAGAGATCAAAGACCAATTATTTGGAAATGCAAAAACCTTGTATGTTGTGGCGGGTGCTCTTGGGATGGCGAGTCTCATCCCTGGACTTCCATTTTTCTCACTCCTCTTTTTAGCGAGTGCCATCGGATATTTAGGTTATTCGATTGAACAAGTAGCTAAAGAAGAGATTAAAAAAATCGAAACTGTTTCCCAAGAAAAGGTCCAAGACAAAAAACCAGAAAATTATATAAAAGAAATTTCTGTCGAAGCCATACAAGTGGAACTTGGTCGCGATTTACTTCCGTTAGTGGACGCATCTTCCGGTGGGCATTTACTCGAACAAATTGCCAATACGCGTAAAAAATTTGCGATTGATTTTGGACTGGTGATCCCTGCAATTCGGATCATTGACAATTTGGAAATCCCACACGACAATTATAGCATTCGTATCAATGGAGTTGTTGTTGGACAAGCCGTCGTAAAGGCAGATAGGCTTATGGCGATGAACAATACATCTCGTAACTTAGAACCGATCGTCGGGGAACCATTCACTGAACCTGCGTTTGGTTTAAAAGCAACTTGGATTGATCCGAATGACAAAATTGAAGTAGAAAACAAAGGTTATTCGGTAGTTGATCCTTCCACTGTGATCATCACTCATTTAAAAGAATTAATTTCTAATTATGCATCGCAGCTTCTCGGAAGAGAAGAGGTGAAAGCACTTCTTGAACATTTACGCCAAACCCATCCTACGCTTGTGGGAGAATTGGATTACGACAAACAAGGAAGACTCGGGATCATCCAACAAACCTTACAGAATCTTTTGGCGGAAGGACTTTCTATCAAGAACCTTCCTAAAATTATGGATGCAATTGCAAACCATCTCCCTCGTACAAACAATCCGTTTGATTTGGCAGAACATGTTAGGCAAGCTCTCTCTCGCCAAATCATCAATGATTTCCTTTCTCCAGATGGTAAGTTACATGTGGTCACCATTGATCCGAGGATCATTGATCGTATGAACAAAAGTATTACCCTTGATGAAACCGATGGTAGTAAACTCATCATCCTCCCTCATGATATCCGTGTGAGGATTCTGGAATCGGTTTATAATGAATTACAAAAGGCTTTGGACGATAACAGATTCCTTATCTTTGTGGTTTCTAGATACTTAAGACAAGCCTTTGCATTCTTTTTGACAAAGGAACTACCCCCAAGGAACTTTGCAGTAATTGCTTCTGAAGAAATCCATAGAGGGGTTCCGACAGAAATTGCCTCGGTTCTAAGCCTTCCATCCAGAGAGGAACACCCACAAGAAGCATAG
- a CDS encoding EscU/YscU/HrcU family type III secretion system export apparatus switch protein, which translates to MKANHRIWIQVPMIRDMVQTIQEMIWSFLDRMSDLFIGPFFGENQLSLVNDSNVTFVTGPYEIQLQLFAAADEGRTEPPSERRRREEKEKGNVPKSNEVASTLVLLGGTGVLFLLGDTFIKNTAIFIKKYLPMGMHHERFGAEEFRVILSGVSKDFFNLLWPVLAITLVFAVVGNVVQVGFMFSPRALSFRFDRISPNFKRVLPNRQTLFNLVKSLAKVVLIGVISYILISGDFLKVLLTGNMGMMQAISLVTYSGFKIMMAAGLLLLGIAVADFFFQKSEFEESLKQTPSEAKREMKEDSGDPVMKNRRMQLARDMMQGNMLREVPKADVVITNPTHYSVALSYEMGRDSAPRVIAKGENRLALEIRRIARENDVPIIESPKQARLLYAQVEVGEEIPQEFFQAVVQILITLEKFKKKVGMA; encoded by the coding sequence ATGAAGGCGAATCATCGTATTTGGATACAAGTTCCTATGATTCGGGATATGGTCCAAACCATACAAGAGATGATTTGGTCTTTTTTGGATCGAATGAGTGATCTGTTTATTGGTCCGTTTTTTGGGGAAAACCAACTCTCACTCGTCAATGATTCTAATGTAACATTTGTAACAGGCCCTTATGAGATCCAACTGCAGCTTTTTGCAGCGGCTGATGAGGGGAGGACAGAACCTCCGAGTGAACGTCGTAGGCGAGAAGAAAAGGAAAAAGGGAATGTTCCCAAATCCAATGAAGTAGCTTCCACATTGGTTTTGTTAGGTGGAACTGGTGTTCTTTTTTTACTCGGTGATACCTTCATTAAAAACACAGCTATCTTCATTAAAAAATACTTACCTATGGGAATGCACCACGAACGGTTTGGGGCAGAAGAGTTTCGTGTGATCCTTTCTGGAGTTTCAAAAGATTTTTTTAACCTACTCTGGCCAGTCCTTGCAATCACCCTAGTTTTCGCTGTGGTAGGGAATGTAGTTCAAGTTGGGTTTATGTTTTCCCCAAGGGCCTTGTCGTTTCGGTTTGATCGTATTTCCCCTAATTTCAAACGAGTGTTACCAAACCGCCAAACATTGTTTAATTTGGTAAAATCGCTCGCAAAAGTCGTGTTAATTGGTGTGATCAGTTATATTTTGATCTCAGGTGATTTTTTAAAAGTATTACTCACGGGAAATATGGGAATGATGCAGGCCATCTCCCTTGTGACCTATTCTGGGTTTAAGATTATGATGGCGGCGGGACTACTACTTCTCGGAATTGCCGTTGCCGATTTCTTTTTTCAAAAATCAGAGTTTGAAGAATCCTTAAAACAAACTCCTTCAGAAGCAAAACGAGAGATGAAAGAAGATTCTGGGGATCCTGTGATGAAAAACCGCAGGATGCAACTTGCCCGTGATATGATGCAAGGGAATATGTTACGTGAAGTTCCGAAAGCTGATGTTGTCATCACAAACCCAACTCATTATTCCGTGGCACTTTCTTACGAAATGGGTAGGGATTCTGCACCCCGTGTGATCGCAAAAGGCGAAAACCGCCTAGCATTAGAAATACGAAGGATCGCACGTGAAAACGATGTCCCAATAATAGAAAGCCCGAAACAAGCACGCCTTTTGTATGCGCAAGTAGAAGTGGGGGAAGAGATCCCACAAGAATTCTTCCAAGCAGTGGTGCAAATCCTAATCACTCTTGAGAAGTTCAAAAAAAAAGTAGGAATGGCATAA